The genomic stretch AACATCACAAAACTCTCAGCTTACTTGCATCCGTTTTGACTTTTTGTTCCATTTTATTGCATCGTTTTCCCTTTGTTCATCCCAAAAACTCTCATATAACTGATCATATGTTGTGGAATATTGCAAAGTTAATATGACATGATGTATGGTATTAATTGATAACACTGTTGGCATTTTTAAGAGAGTACATATGATTTATAGTGATTTTTGTTGGCAAATTAAATCAGAACCAACCAGCTTTAGGAAGACAACAGCTACCTTTAAAATTACTCAAAATTACAAGAGGAATCCATCAATTTCAGGGAGGAAACATCACACCATTAAAAGTGGTTTATCTTCCCAGAATCAAAATCTCTATGATTTTATGGTCTCTTTTTTCCTGTGACATAATTTTCCCAGTTCCAACCCTCTAGAAACAAACTTCCCTATTAGTTCCAAGACATCTATCTCGACAGAAACCTCAAGAAAGTTGCTTGATGTGTGCTGCATAAAATCTATGGACTCTTCTTGCTCAAGCAAACACTTGCAGGTTTCTTGTTCGAACTTTTAGCAGCAGTTCCTGCCCATGAGCCACAGGCACTACAGTATTGACAAGGAATGCCAGCACGTGGTTTTGGGACCATCCTTGGGAGTTGCATGACCACTTGATAAAACCTAGGGTTCCTTCTAAACCAGAAGACATGAGAAATGTTCTAAGCAACTTTAAGCAGGAAGGCATGGGTGTCCATGTATATGGCCACAGTTGAGTGTAGAAGGACTATGACATCTCATCCAATTCACCATCCTTAGCAGGGAAGCTTTGTAAGGGATGAGATCTGCACAACTTTAGCCCTCCATCACTGTGGAGATTTAATTATACAGCATTATTGTCATCACCACATTTCTCTTTTGTGCCTCTGGGTGTCTATTTGCAGGTGAAATCACATTGAGATAAATGCAAGTATTTAATAGGTAAGAAGTTCAAATAATCTAGATTATTTCTTAagaatatttatttacttatttttctACATTGAAAAGAAAACCTTAGCTTTTCTTGCATATTTGATTGCAAACAAAATGGTAAAATGCTTTTTAATGAAAAAATAATTAACAGTCTCCTTTGCGATGGACAAAAAAGGTGATGGAAGGAACAAATATCAACTTTAGTGTTTTTTTCAGCTGGCTTACTAATTAAAGACACATAtactatttattttgataaatttacATGAAAAATAACACAAGCTATTGAGGTGTAATCGTTGCAATCAATGTGAATGCGTCATGATCTGTCCTATTCTTTTGTCTTCTTCCAACTCCATTATTTGACAATGTAAGATCAACCGTGTCGTAAGAAATCAGGTAGACTCAACCTGGTTTACATCTCTTCCACTACAAAAGCAGTAAGACATCTGACATGATCATGCCGTGACATATCATGTAAAACTTGTCAAATTACACATAAAGCTAGGCAATGGTTAATTCCATGATCATCACAGGAAGTAAATGCATGAGAAAACCAAATTACATATAAATTGttcgatcatatatatatatatataggtcatAAATTTGTCACGGACAAGTGGAGCAACATGGACATGACTTGTCTACAAGCAAGAATGACTTGATCGATACATGTTTCTTGTGGAACTGGCTAACCGAGTTTACAGCCAAGTTTAGCGGCACGCAATGATCGAGTCCAATCCACGCTTTCATCACCTATTGGGACGCTGCGCATCGGGCCCCGCCCTCTTCATTCATCCGACATCGTTGATCATCACAAGACGCCAAAACCCCGCAATGAGACCTCATCATTCAAAAGCCACCCTAATCATTGATTTAATTTCTTCCGTCTTGATTACGTTTGCTTATCCGTGCGTAAACCTGTGAGCAGTAGGCATGGGACACGCGTCGGACATCAGGCGGTGTGATTGGGTACATGATCTCGTACGCGTGAACGGAAATCCCCTTTTTGGGCATTCACCACTACCTGTAGCCACTAATAACGTTACTGACACTTTAGCAGATGGCACACCAGGAAGTGGAGTGGCGAAAGCGTGGTTGCAGAGGATAACTGGAGATAAGATAGTGATTTGAAGACCATCATGATTTCCCTGACTGGACGCGTGTCGTCGACGATCCCGTCGAAACCGCTGTTCGTGAAACCGGCCAAGGTACCAGAAACCGTCTTCCGTATGGTTTCGGATCAACAAGGGACACGTAGGATGACGCGTGTTGTCCTAGTCAGCACTACCCACTCCTCCCTCCCCGTTCGCCCCATTCCGAACCCTTTACAACTGCCCCGCGCCCCACCCCACCCAAACACCGGCTCTCTCCTCACGAACCCCCCAGTCCCCCAAGGATCGCCACCGCCGGAGGACCCGAAGAATGGACGCGAGAATCGGGGCTTCAGGCCGATCGCCGGCCGCCGGGCGCCATGGACGGAGATCGTAAATGTCTCCGTTTCGCCCCTCTCCATCGGAAACGTTGTGGCGAAGCGACTCGCCGTAGGAAGTCATTCCCTGTTTGATACCTAATTTGGTTGCAAAGGATCGTAAAGAATCTCGCGGTCCTCTGTTTTCTTGGTTTAGTTTTGGACGACTGTGTTCGTCGACGAGTTACTGATCGCGATTGTAATTTTCTTTCCATTATTTTGGTCGTTATTATTGTGTGGCGATTTTGTTTCCTCGAATCGTATGTTGGGACTACTTTTGGCTGTTGAAATCGGCACCGATCTTGTCATCGATCTCGGATATCAtcgtctctagcttgatttgctgCGTGGAGATGGAGTTTTACTAGCTTCCAGTTTCGATTTTGGTGAGAACATGCCGTTTCCGATGAAGATCCAGCCGATCGACGCGATCGATGTGCTGCTGAGTGATCAAGTAAAGCCCGTGCCGAAGTGGAGGTTAAAGCGGCTGTTCGAGCGGCAATTTCCCGGCGTCCTTCGGATCTCGTCGGCGGAGCGGCTCGCCGGTGGCGTTGATCTAGAGCCGAGCTCCGTCTGCCTGGACAAAATGGTCCGCAACTTCATAGAGGACAGTGGCGAGAAGCCCTCGTCCCGGTGCGGTCGCAGCCGCTGTAACTGCTTCCACGGCAACTGCGACGACAGCTCCGATGACGACCTCGAGTTCCTCCCCTCCTCCAACGCCGGCGATCCTCCGGTCGTCTCCGCCGCCGAGGTTATTAAGGTATCGTCGGTTTCTTATGCACTTGATTTCGTTATCTCAACACCCGTAATATTCCCATTTTTAGAAGGAAATGGATTGCAACAGGGTTTGGTGGTTTGCGCAACCCTCGCCGAGAGGAATCTCTTAGCGGACGCGTCCAGCGTCGTGGAGAAGTGCAAGAATTGCAACCGAAAGGACGAGCATATGAAGGCGATCGCCGACGGGCTCCGATCGCTCGGCTACGACGCCGCCATTTGCAAGTCGCGGTGGGAGAAGACCCCGTCCTTTCCCGCCGGTACGTTCCTCCTCCGTCTAACTCCCTTAACCCGCCGCTTCTTTTCTCCGTTTCGGTCGTCGACTGATGGCGCCGGGGGTGTTGGCCAATCAATTGACGGCAGGCGAGCACGAGTACATCGACGTAATCGTCGGTCTCGAGCGGCTGTTAGTGGACGTGGACTTCCGGTCGGAGTTCGAGATCGCGCGGTCGACGAAGAGCTACGCTGCGTTGCTTCAGTCCCTGCCGTCCGTCTTCGTCGGGAAGGTGGACCGGGTGGACCAGATCGTCGCCGTCGTCTCGGAGGCGGCGCGGCATAGCCTCAAGAAGAAGGGCCTGCACTTCCCGCCGTGGCGGAAGCCGGAGTACCTGCGCTCAAAATGGCTCGCTCCCTATGAGCGATCGATCCTTCCCGCCGATCCTATGCGAGCAGCCCAAGTCGCAGAGATTGCCGAATCGGATGGGAAAGCTAAAATTGAGAACGGCGGGAGCGGTGCCGCCGCCGGGTCGGCGGAGGAACCCCGGGAGGCGGAGGGGAAGGGAGCGGAAGTGGTGGTGGCGGCGCCGGCGTGGGAACTGCCGGAGGTGAAGCCCAAGGCGTCTCACAAGGGAGCCAAGGTCGTCACCGGCCTGGCTTCCGTTCTCTCTGAAAAGccctaattttctttttttttccttaattttTTTTGACCTTTGAGGAAAATGTTTAAAAAGGAAACCGTAGCAAATTACGCTGCCACCCTTTTCTCCTACTTTTTGTGAGAGGGGCTTGTAAGAAGCGACGTCCTATGACTAAATTAGTAATAgctgaaaataataaataaaattataaaaaataaaattatctctAGTAACACTCGGGGTGGCGCAGCAATTACATggtacttcttcctttttccaGTATTTTATGCACTGTTTATTAGTTTTTGTATAGATGCTTTATCAAGCTCCTGCATTTCATACGCAGCAGTGCCCGAGGCGGTTCCTGAAGGGGAAACATATAGCATGCGTGGCCGAAACATTAATATAAAGGtctctccctattcttctctttaTGCTGTCATAATCATACCCCGTCAGGTATCGGTCTTGTCCAGTTTCTTAATCAGCTCTACTCCAACGCTGGCCGATGGTAGGATGACGGCATGATCGTACCGTCTCGAATTCCGCGTGGTTGAACTGCACGTCCACAGCGGGGGTATACTATTCGAACTGACCGAACTGCCCCATTCTCTCTTCCCCTCTCATTGCCGCATGGGGGTGATCTCGGAAATCCAGTAGGTGAGTCGACGCGAGCATCTTGTGCGCCTCGGCCGGTCTTATCCTGTTCTTCCCGTGACTCGGCATCCGAGTAACGGCGTTAAGGGCCCATCCATGGGCCAGTGCCCTTATTTTTGACCTTGTTCCGAGAGTGGTCCCACTCCCGCGTCTCTGTCGCCTGTAATTTGACACTGACCGTCGTCCTTTCTTGACACCACAATCATTGTAGCCTTTTATTCCCCAAATCCCCCAAAACCACCCCCACCCTGTAACTCGACTCTTTGCGCTGAACTCCTCACAGTATTATATTCACTCGCTGTGCTGAACTATTCCTGTGTCGCTTATGGCGCGTCGGGGAGGTGTTTAAAATCGTAGATGACTCTGTGATCCCTTCAACCAAAGTTCAAAGAAATCAGAGGGCGAGTTTCTGTCAAATTACAGGACGGCGGGAAAAGAAATGCTCTGTGGTGTGAAATTATTCTGTCTGGACTCTTCCTCGGGAGCCAAACTGCCCCACCTTCCCCCACCATCCCTTCTTTGTCTTTTTCCCAAAAGCagcagaagaaagaagaaaaaagaaaaaagtagggTTCATGAAAAGAATCAAGTTTTTTTCCCTCTCATATTTCTTCCCCATGCCTCCTCTGATTCTGCCATTTGTTTCCACCGTAGAGACGGATAAAATACATGGAAAGAAGAGACTTGCAGGTAAGGTATTGGATTTGCTACCGTTTAATCCAACAAGTTTGAGTCGAGGATGATGACGTGGTAAGTTGTTGATCGTTCACTGACCTGACGCAACAGGAGGCGCACAGGAAACTTCCACTCGTAGGTGAGCTAGACCAACCATTGTTGTCAGAAACCTGTGTTGCACTGGTTTGTGGAAGTTGAAAGGGCACGAACCTTATCCAACGAGGATAAAAGGAAAGTGGATGTACCAAACTCCTCCGACTCGTTCGTCTATCACGGTTGGTGTGCATCAGGATATCTGTGGGTGCAGGTGCAGAATAAGTCCCTCGGCGGGGACAGGGAACACGATTTACCACTCAAGCAGGGTACAGAGTTGGACCGAACCCGAAACCTGCCCGGCTCAATCTGATTATAAGACCGGGTCGCGTCGGGTTGGGTTGGCCTAGTTATATGTTGGGTTCGGGTTGAAATTCCATCCCACCGTCCAATTTCCCTTTCCCTAGCGAAACATGAAAGCACCTATTTTATTTAACACGTACCTTAACAAATTGATTGTGTGGAATTTGCTATGTTGACTAACTATCGAATGATATAATAATTAGCTCGACACTAACTCGGATGTCTCAGCCCAAGGCAACAACCAAACATCCCATCAAATTAATATAGTGCACAACAATGTTAAATGTAATGTTTAATGATTCTATCGATTCTTTACGTCAGGTAACACTTAATGATTCCACATAATTATCATCCTAATTAAATatctaattaaatcaatattcaaGTGTTAGTACAGATTTTGTTTGTTCGTGATTGTGATTCAAATATAATGGAAGCCCGTTCTAAGTCTTACTTCCATATCACTATTTGTAGATGTATTGAATCTAAAAAATTAAACTGGGGCACTCTCGACAAATATCCCTTAGACGATCTAGTTAATTGTATAATTCGCATTAATCAAACTAGTCGATCAATGCTGATTATGAGTTATGTTAGAGTGCATACTTGGAGGTCTCTGACCTGAAGATGATTATGCTCGTGATTATTGGTGATAAGAGAGGGATGTGCAGTATACCTTGGGCAGAGATATCGAGTGATGTTTGTCATACCTTAAGCTCATGTTAGCTATCTACGCCATTCACAGGATACAAATGATTGATCGCTCAGTCTCATATCACCCACAACGACCACGTGTCTTTCAGATCTAATCGTCATGTGTGGACCTCGTAGGGTTGACATAATCTTTTGACGATTGGTTCGTCAGCCATACGTCACTATGTGGCAATCATGTGTCCATTATGTCATTCTTTACTTATCACCAAGAGACACTATAAAATTCATTAGGTATATCGTTTGACTAAATCTCTCTTGTATGTACTAGATAAAATCTTTAGGATCTTTTGAGCCCCCTTTCTAACTTAAATATTACATGAACTTTTAAGTTTAACCTATTGTGTTTTTTTATGAAGTCTAATCAAGTTTGGACATCTCCAAACACTATATGTTGTTGGATATTATACTTTTGGTTGCCTTCAATTCCCAACACATCAAATCAAACAATCAAAGACTTGTAACACAGTCAAAATTGCATGTCGTTCGAGTACTCTTAACAAATAAAACATTATGATGTGTATGATATGATATAACCAGATTGATCAAAGTTACGATTGTAAAAGTGACATTCTCTTGCTTACATGAGCAAAATGCAACCTCATACTTCATCAATGGAAAATTAATCTCTCCGTATCAATTGCTCGAAGATGACACTGCATTCACTTAAATTAATCAGCACTTAGAATCCATATGACATACTACATTAATTGAGGCGGCCTTTGCCTCGTTCTCTAGTGCATGCGTTGATTTAGTTACTTATAAATTTAACTGAATCCGATCTTTATCGATTCGAGTATCATAGAGGTGATTATGATGATCAACCTCGATCAATAGcatagaatcagacgttgggtcggAGTAAAACATATCAAGAGATTGGATATCGGGCCAGAGGATTTGTCGACATGCCGGTAGAAGAACTTCGTGccgtgagttcaggcatcggaccGAAGCattggacattgcgctaaggagattagaagttacgggagtcaacataccgattgggcaatatgccgaaggagaggacgatgcgccgaaggatcggacaaagcactggaagaaccaataacatgccggacaatatatgatttgtactttgtaataatttatctagatcgagttagtttaggtctaatttagTCGGTATTTgggtgaaacaatgtcaactcaattagggactaattgggcctgaatcatgaCTGAATTGTGCCTATTGTTTGACCCATTTAGTGTCCTGTAGCagggtcaagcggtggtaccgccagattgggcggagGTACTGCTCAGACATAGGCTCCCAGATTATGTCAAGCTATAGTACCACTagtttaggcgatggtactgctcaaacacaatctcccagattatgtcaagtggtagtaccagccAAACTAAGTAGTGATATTTCCCACTATCTgtggggaagaaacctgttaatgcggaataattcttttccctctttgtgtatcaaaataggttcctcatcaaaataccaacttgatatcaaaatgctaatatcaatcagcacagcataaacaatagagcaataaatcaatcacacagtgagaccaaatctttttaacgtggaaagcccaatgtggaaaaaaccacgggaccgtagtccacctcaaacttccactatcaataataatgataacaggtttacagtaggtcttctttagaataactagaggatcagaataacatcaagatcatagatcttggctcaaggatagcttatcttcatcacataggtggatctcctccaaagagaattctaggtctcacagagtggatatcgcaggaaagtaccttagagagggtaaactgtagatcaacaccgttagaattgtagagtttgctacaaggattctccacataaaatttgggccgaaactgacaacgtttggccaccaatcgtcaagcagaaaaactcagaaaccttactttctctctctatttctctctccttttttctctgcacgccgccgcacgctgcacgctcttactctaatctcaccctaatttcgttctctctaatctctaattagttgatttgggcttatggcccaaattgtccaagcccacatatggactggacccaacaattctccccctccagctcatatgatgggctgtaccaagcccgctcttcacctacatgcttcaagcttctccttaggcaaagactttgtcaacatatctgaaccattatcattggtatgcaccttttccaactgtaattctttcatctcaagcacatcacgaatccagtgatatctcacatcaatatgcttggatctagaatggtatgttgaattcttggagaggtgaatagcgctctgactgtcacagtaaacagtatatccttcctgtttcaagcccaattcctgtagaaactttttcatccataaagcttccttgcaggcttcagtaactgctatgtattctgcttctgtggttgatagaacaacacacttctgtaacttagactgccaagagactgctcctcctgtaaatgtcatcaagaatcccgaagtggacttcctagaatcagtatcacctgccatgtctgcatctgtgtaccattctaacacaggttcatcatcaccaaaacataaacacaacctggaagtacctcttagatatcttaatatccatttcactgctgcccaatgttcctttccaggatttgagagaaatcggctaacaactccaactgcatgagctatatctggcctagtacaaaccatagcatacatcaaactgcctactgtagatgagtaaggcactctggatatttcttctttttctttctcacttgtaggacattgttttgaactcagcttgaaatgacctgcaaatggAGAACAaattgctttggctttactcatgttgaatctttcaagaacattttcaatgtaagtctcctgagatagccaaatctttcttttcttcctatcatgaagaatcttcatgccaagtatttgtctcaccgatcctaagtctttcatggcaaaagacttacttagctctcttttaagcttttcaatttttccaacatcatggccaacaatcaacatatcatcaacatatagcagtaaaataataaaatcatcatctgaaaatttcttcataaacacataatgatcagatgtggttctatcatacccttggctcatcataaaggaatcaaacttcttgtaccactgtctaggtgcctgtttgagtccatataagcttttccttagcttacataccagattttcttttcccttgactttgaaaccttctggttgctccatgtaaatttcttcttctaagtcaccatgaagaaatgctgtttttacatcaagttgctcaacttctaaattcaagcgggcagccaaaccaagaacaactcggatagaggacattttcataaccagagaaaatatttcttcaaagtcaa from Musa acuminata AAA Group cultivar baxijiao chromosome BXJ1-3, Cavendish_Baxijiao_AAA, whole genome shotgun sequence encodes the following:
- the LOC103978357 gene encoding uncharacterized protein LOC103978357, coding for MPFPMKIQPIDAIDVLLSDQVKPVPKWRLKRLFERQFPGVLRISSAERLAGGVDLEPSSVCLDKMVRNFIEDSGEKPSSRCGRSRCNCFHGNCDDSSDDDLEFLPSSNAGDPPVVSAAEVIKGLVVCATLAERNLLADASSVVEKCKNCNRKDEHMKAIADGLRSLGYDAAICKSRWEKTPSFPAGEHEYIDVIVGLERLLVDVDFRSEFEIARSTKSYAALLQSLPSVFVGKVDRVDQIVAVVSEAARHSLKKKGLHFPPWRKPEYLRSKWLAPYERSILPADPMRAAQVAEIAESDGKAKIENGGSGAAAGSAEEPREAEGKGAEVVVAAPAWELPEVKPKASHKGAKVVTGLASVLSEKP